A window of the Gossypium arboreum isolate Shixiya-1 chromosome 2, ASM2569848v2, whole genome shotgun sequence genome harbors these coding sequences:
- the LOC108465540 gene encoding uncharacterized protein LOC108465540 gives MIEYHPGKANVVAGALSHRSVTNLRTMFARLSLFDDGSFLAELQIFVPNDEDLRQSILMEAHSIPYAMHPSGNKMYRDHRDLYWWPGLKHEVTDFVTRYLTCQRVKAEHQLPSSLLQSVKIPCGNGSE, from the exons atgattgaataccaccctggtaaGGCCAACGTAGTGGCCGGTGCACTGAGCCATAGGTCTGTGACGAATTTGAGGACAATGTTTGCTCGCcttagtttatttgatgatggaagtttTTTGGCTGAGCTACAG ATTTTTGTACCAAATGATGAGGATTTGAGACAATCGATTCTGATGGAAGCGCATAGTatcccttatgctatgcatcccagcGGAAATAAAATGTACCGAGATCACCGAGAtttatactggtggccagggttgaagcaTGAGGTCACTGATTTCGTTACTCGCTATTTGACTTGTCAGcgggttaaagctgagcatcagttaccttctagTTTGCTACAGTCGGTTAAGATACCatgtggaaatgggagcgagtaa